The sequence below is a genomic window from Lysobacter stagni.
CTTTGATGGCCCCCTCGCGGGGCCATCCAGATCACGAAATGAGGTCGCAGGAAGCGCCTCGTGTTCGGCCCAGGAAGGGCGGGATCGCAGTGAAGTCCCAACCCGTGCGCCGCCAAGGCGGGCACGGCGGGACGTCCGGTGTAGTTCGCGTTGACGGTAACGTCTGACGCGGGCTATACTTTTTTGTCTCGGTATGCCGGGTTTCGTCCCGGCGTGCCTTTCGTTTTTTCCACGCAAGGCCTCACGGCCTTCTTCAAAGAGTTCCAGATGGCGACGATCAATCAGCTGGTACGCAAGCCGCGTAGCCCTGAAACCTACAAGAGCGCCTCGCCGGCGCTGGCGAACTGCCCGCAGCGTCGTGGCGTTTGCACCCGTGTGTACACCACCACCCCGAAGAAGCCGAACTCGGCGCTTCGCAAGGTGGCCAAGGTGCGTCTGACCAACGGTTACGAGGTCATCTCGTACATCG
It includes:
- the rpsL gene encoding 30S ribosomal protein S12, whose translation is MATINQLVRKPRSPETYKSASPALANCPQRRGVCTRVYTTTPKKPNSALRKVAKVRLTNGYEVISYIGGEGHNLQEHSVVLIRGGRVKDLPGVRYHTVRGSLDAAGVAKRRQGRSKYGAKRPKS